The following proteins are encoded in a genomic region of Dyadobacter sp. UC 10:
- a CDS encoding helix-turn-helix domain-containing protein: MISALLTAGILQGLFLMLLLYRKKENLFPNRILVCLISVVVMHLGLVTLDVNGLFPVYPHLSRLSWLLPLLYGPLIFILTESIISPSFSFRPCLGLLLLPFIIYLILLWPYFFSDAAFKTDYLTNESLVHEADFGWMNHLTNYLHISFVLAAISRYRNREKVVGETHESRQVVWLGQFLWVFMLILIFALVTFYSKKYDWKYLSGIYPKHFLLAVLFIYWLAYKLLQENHKSNIAVPATIAEPVKEIQNKYAKTGLDTDTSKTIAASVTNLMLSQKPYLNSDLSLTDLGEMLSLSKHQLSQVINSEFQVNFYEFVNGYRLERFKEVVLNPENRHLSLLGIAFECGFNSKAAFNQFFKKKEGMTPTEYLKALEKQKSQA; this comes from the coding sequence TTGATTTCCGCCTTACTCACCGCCGGCATTTTGCAGGGACTTTTCCTGATGCTGCTACTTTATCGAAAGAAAGAAAATCTGTTTCCTAACCGGATCCTGGTTTGTCTTATTTCCGTTGTGGTCATGCACCTTGGGCTGGTTACCCTGGATGTGAACGGACTCTTTCCCGTTTATCCGCATCTGAGCAGGCTGTCATGGCTTTTGCCGCTGCTATATGGCCCGCTAATATTCATTCTGACCGAAAGTATTATTTCACCATCCTTCTCGTTTCGTCCTTGCCTCGGACTCCTGCTCCTTCCGTTCATTATTTATCTGATCCTGCTTTGGCCCTATTTTTTCAGTGATGCGGCCTTTAAAACTGACTATTTAACCAATGAAAGTCTTGTGCACGAGGCGGACTTTGGCTGGATGAACCACCTTACCAATTATCTGCATATCAGCTTTGTATTAGCTGCGATATCACGCTATCGCAACCGGGAAAAGGTGGTTGGTGAAACTCATGAAAGTCGTCAGGTAGTATGGCTTGGGCAGTTTTTGTGGGTTTTTATGTTAATCCTGATTTTTGCCCTCGTTACTTTTTACTCCAAAAAATACGATTGGAAATATTTGTCGGGTATTTATCCGAAACACTTTCTTCTTGCTGTTTTGTTTATCTATTGGCTCGCCTATAAGCTTTTGCAGGAAAATCATAAAAGCAATATTGCTGTTCCTGCCACAATTGCGGAGCCGGTCAAAGAAATTCAGAATAAATATGCGAAGACTGGTCTTGATACCGATACATCCAAAACCATCGCCGCCAGTGTCACAAATCTGATGCTGTCTCAAAAGCCCTATCTAAACTCCGATTTATCGCTGACAGATTTAGGCGAAATGCTGTCATTGTCAAAACATCAGCTATCCCAGGTGATCAACTCTGAATTTCAGGTGAATTTCTACGAATTTGTGAACGGGTACCGGCTTGAAAGATTCAAGGAAGTAGTCCTCAACCCGGAAAACCGCCACCTGTCGCTACTAGGAATCGCCTTCGAATGCGGCTTTAATTCCAAAGCAGCATTTAATCAGTTCTTCAAGAAAAAAGAAGGAATGACGCCTACGGAATATTTGAAGGCGTTGGAAAAACAAAAAAGCCAGGCGTAA
- a CDS encoding S41 family peptidase, with translation MYFKLIIYFLSAMLLSEAVAQKNSAYITRDAALKDLHIIRKSTEEVHAGLNRFNQQNTFTATYDSVKSVIETYDSLSPIQFFRVINPLFTKIKCGHVKFLPPMQDFPFYYHTEQVLPIVVRFDDSDRLLIVASDRRELTGKFITHINGTGIPEILQTLRRNMFVDGDITASADAQIQQYFSAWYADFIQDKSDFLLTLTNASNHSEAIRVNGISSKEWIALDKSFTKTAPQNELRFEKDSIAILRIAHFYASSSKAFDAFLKKSFSEINQRKTSRLIIDLRGNEGGTDMLGKELYTYIAKGEFQYYDHIEVKIRSKKDVTYRDLAYFPKFSGLAGLFIKKKDGKLVWNKHQNLGTHQPARKAYQGEVYFLSDGLSYSVTSEFLAVAKSQSRGVFVGSESGGAYSGNNSGAFLIFKLPASRFDIGLPVATYYSAVQPPKQPARGIIPDFPVKPSAADLLAGRDAVLEFAFSQPRPVSVPDSARR, from the coding sequence ATGTATTTCAAATTGATTATCTACTTCCTCTCCGCAATGCTTTTGTCAGAAGCGGTTGCACAAAAAAATTCGGCATATATCACCCGGGACGCTGCTCTTAAAGATTTGCATATCATCCGCAAATCGACCGAAGAAGTACACGCCGGCCTGAATCGTTTCAATCAGCAGAATACATTTACGGCCACTTATGATTCAGTCAAAAGCGTGATAGAAACCTATGACTCACTTTCTCCCATTCAATTCTTCCGGGTTATCAATCCTCTTTTCACAAAAATAAAGTGCGGCCATGTAAAGTTTCTCCCGCCCATGCAGGATTTTCCGTTTTATTATCATACGGAACAGGTACTTCCCATTGTCGTTCGCTTCGACGACAGTGACCGGTTACTGATCGTAGCTTCCGATCGCAGGGAGCTTACCGGCAAATTCATTACGCACATCAATGGCACCGGCATTCCTGAGATACTTCAGACTTTGCGACGTAACATGTTTGTCGACGGAGATATTACGGCTTCGGCCGACGCGCAGATCCAGCAATATTTCAGTGCCTGGTATGCTGACTTTATACAGGACAAATCTGATTTTCTGCTTACCCTTACCAACGCTTCCAATCATAGCGAAGCAATCCGTGTGAATGGAATTTCTTCAAAAGAATGGATCGCGCTTGACAAAAGCTTTACGAAAACTGCCCCTCAAAACGAGCTGCGTTTTGAAAAGGATTCCATTGCAATCTTGCGCATTGCACACTTTTATGCCAGTTCCTCAAAAGCTTTCGATGCGTTTTTGAAAAAATCATTTTCAGAAATTAATCAACGAAAAACGAGCCGGCTGATCATCGATTTGCGTGGGAATGAAGGCGGTACCGACATGCTGGGTAAAGAATTGTACACTTACATTGCGAAAGGCGAATTCCAGTACTACGATCATATCGAGGTAAAAATCCGGAGCAAGAAGGACGTAACCTATCGCGATCTCGCCTATTTTCCGAAATTTTCAGGCTTAGCGGGACTATTTATAAAAAAGAAAGACGGTAAACTAGTCTGGAATAAACATCAGAATCTGGGTACGCACCAGCCAGCGCGAAAGGCGTACCAGGGAGAAGTATATTTTCTTAGCGACGGCCTGAGTTATTCGGTTACCTCTGAATTTTTAGCTGTTGCAAAAAGCCAGTCAAGGGGTGTTTTTGTTGGCTCTGAAAGTGGCGGGGCTTATTCGGGTAACAATAGTGGTGCCTTCCTAATCTTCAAACTGCCTGCATCCCGGTTTGATATAGGTCTTCCTGTTGCCACCTATTATTCCGCAGTTCAACCGCCGAAACAACCCGCGCGCGGCATCATTCCGGACTTTCCGGTCAAACCTTCGGCTGCCGATTTACTGGCCGGGCGGGATGCTGTCCTTGAATTTGCGTTCAGCCAACCCCGCCCGGTCAGCGTACCGGATAGTGCCCGTCGCTGA
- a CDS encoding ABC transporter permease, whose protein sequence is MLKNYFKIGFRVLHKNRGYSFIHLAGLSVGLWACLAVATVVIDSFSYDRQWSKGNDIYRIISVDRKASGLNERSASSHEGLAAELQKQFPEVETWSAFSTVERHFKTAKHAGEGMKTQVLRMDTTGWDMLDIRIISGNPRHFTAGTNNLIVSRTFAESFYPGQDIVGKIIYDIPSFQAEASPYLITGVIEDLPYNSHLRADAIWVQQKKVQPYAANGFFSFNQNYIRLKPNANVQAFTAKANNWYQEVNNDKGAKRINLQPLRDIYLHSDFSDWQAVKGDAQAIYIFSGIAALLLFIACVNFVNLSTARAFARLKEAGVRRILSGSRVQLIWQFLTETMILFGFSMGIAALLYYYSLPSIENFLGHKLIETFTTNMQMAVAAGLAIFATGMITGFYPAWLISGFKPANTIRGMISNSFGQNTVRKGLVVAQFSISVFVLIATMVVWKQLSLMENKDLGYDKKNLLSIGSVSWDGKADAFKNEVLRIPGVTKASISQWMPTQGGGYMTREVPDPSNAEKHLKVWFIAGDVDLAETIGWKLVKGRMFRGPHSADVLNADSLQNADFRKYEEAITTQISLITESAAKLLGVSQLDRQIGSTKTVPVGIIGDFNNESLYEPIKPTLILANRSPQYGGMLIRVQPGTEKQVSASIHKLWKQFYPAKLLALDSVEDQLSKQYESEMHLQQLFMFFSGLSMFLSALGIFGLVVQAAEHRSKEVGIRKVLGASVTGIVALLSKDFLKLVMISVLLASPVGWFALNKWLDNYPYRTEVSWWIFALTGAGAIIITLVTVSFQAVKAALTNPVKSLRNE, encoded by the coding sequence ATGCTGAAAAACTACTTCAAAATCGGTTTCAGGGTTCTTCATAAGAACAGGGGATATTCTTTTATCCATTTGGCAGGTCTCAGTGTGGGGCTCTGGGCCTGCCTCGCTGTGGCAACAGTTGTCATCGACTCGTTTTCCTACGACAGGCAATGGAGCAAAGGAAATGATATTTACCGCATTATCTCGGTGGATCGGAAGGCCTCCGGCCTGAATGAACGCTCCGCTTCCTCTCACGAAGGACTGGCTGCTGAACTTCAGAAGCAGTTTCCCGAGGTAGAGACCTGGTCAGCATTCAGTACGGTCGAGCGTCACTTTAAAACTGCCAAGCATGCAGGGGAAGGCATGAAAACCCAGGTATTGCGCATGGATACGACTGGATGGGATATGCTTGATATTCGCATCATTTCCGGAAATCCGCGTCACTTTACTGCAGGTACCAATAATTTAATCGTTTCCAGAACTTTCGCCGAAAGCTTTTATCCCGGGCAGGACATTGTTGGAAAGATCATTTATGATATACCCAGCTTTCAGGCAGAAGCGTCGCCTTATCTGATCACGGGTGTGATAGAGGATTTGCCTTACAACAGCCACCTGCGAGCCGATGCGATCTGGGTCCAGCAAAAGAAGGTACAGCCTTATGCAGCGAACGGATTTTTTTCATTTAACCAAAACTATATACGACTTAAGCCGAACGCGAACGTGCAGGCGTTTACCGCGAAAGCCAATAACTGGTATCAGGAGGTCAATAATGATAAAGGGGCCAAAAGAATCAATTTACAGCCGCTCAGGGATATTTATCTGCATTCCGATTTCTCAGATTGGCAAGCCGTTAAGGGCGATGCGCAGGCCATCTATATTTTTTCAGGGATTGCGGCGCTGTTGCTTTTTATTGCATGTGTCAACTTCGTGAACCTGAGTACCGCCCGGGCGTTCGCAAGATTGAAGGAAGCCGGCGTGCGCAGGATACTAAGCGGGTCGCGCGTGCAGCTGATCTGGCAATTTCTGACTGAAACGATGATCCTGTTTGGTTTTTCAATGGGAATAGCTGCACTGCTCTACTATTATTCGCTGCCTTCTATCGAAAATTTTCTCGGCCACAAATTGATCGAGACTTTTACAACCAATATGCAAATGGCGGTCGCAGCCGGGCTGGCCATTTTTGCAACGGGCATGATCACCGGCTTTTATCCGGCCTGGCTGATTTCCGGGTTCAAGCCGGCAAACACGATCAGGGGAATGATCAGTAATTCTTTTGGACAAAATACCGTCAGAAAGGGTTTGGTCGTAGCTCAGTTCTCGATATCGGTTTTTGTACTGATCGCTACGATGGTCGTTTGGAAACAATTAAGTTTAATGGAAAACAAAGACCTGGGCTATGATAAGAAAAACCTGCTCAGCATAGGAAGCGTTTCGTGGGACGGGAAGGCAGATGCTTTCAAAAATGAAGTCCTGCGTATTCCCGGTGTAACCAAAGCCAGCATTTCCCAATGGATGCCGACACAAGGCGGCGGCTACATGACCCGCGAAGTGCCCGACCCCTCAAATGCCGAAAAACATCTGAAAGTCTGGTTCATAGCCGGCGATGTCGACCTTGCCGAAACAATCGGTTGGAAGCTTGTAAAAGGAAGGATGTTTCGTGGCCCCCACTCCGCCGATGTGCTCAATGCAGATTCGCTGCAGAATGCCGATTTCAGGAAATATGAAGAGGCAATAACAACGCAAATCTCGTTAATAACTGAGTCGGCCGCTAAATTACTTGGGGTGAGCCAGCTCGACAGGCAGATTGGAAGTACTAAAACAGTTCCGGTAGGCATTATCGGAGATTTCAACAACGAGTCACTTTACGAACCGATCAAGCCTACCCTGATCCTGGCCAACAGATCGCCTCAATATGGCGGGATGCTGATACGCGTGCAGCCGGGTACTGAAAAGCAGGTGTCCGCTTCCATTCACAAACTCTGGAAACAATTTTATCCTGCCAAGCTGCTGGCACTGGATAGCGTTGAGGATCAACTTTCAAAACAGTATGAATCGGAAATGCATTTGCAACAGCTCTTCATGTTTTTCAGTGGACTGAGCATGTTTCTGTCAGCCCTGGGAATTTTCGGTCTCGTAGTACAAGCAGCCGAGCACCGTTCTAAAGAAGTAGGTATCCGGAAGGTACTTGGTGCTTCGGTAACTGGAATAGTTGCTTTACTTTCGAAAGACTTTTTAAAGCTGGTAATGATCTCCGTTTTGCTGGCTTCGCCGGTTGGCTGGTTTGCATTAAATAAGTGGCTCGACAACTATCCGTACCGGACAGAAGTCAGCTGGTGGATATTTGCATTAACAGGCGCAGGGGCGATCATAATCACGCTGGTAACAGTCAGCTTTCAGGCAGTGAAAGCCGCTCTGACCAATCCTGTCAAAAGCCTTCGCAATGAATAG
- a CDS encoding L,D-transpeptidase family protein: protein MQMFSGLGRSRYIPLLILFALAILQSCRKNPKEMTSAELAEEITKKNYDKLLEFSKTVGVDPEKFSAKGGIAPVYALLEEIGFGHKPAIRFTQKKIEADTTVLRKAAEELVEGKNIEKVMEKLEPVFPVYNNLKVNYTRLLKENKYDSAAYVAEAMNAYRWIHRQTKNAPRFVMVNIRGAYLTAMDSAGKNVLTMRTVVGKADTPTPTIDTYATSIVTHPYWNVPKSIAMNEILPKAMSDPEYLSRNRIQIIDKNGQAVNPEEIDWEEIKEKKFPYRFRQETGEDNSLGLLKVEIKNPLAIYLHDTNARYLFKSEQRWRSHGCVRVQRPTDLANYMAGTELLSSDFMTEPDTISTPPKWHKLKVRIPVFLLYLGADCNEKGDLLYFPDIYKRGSPKARLTLSKDKPASKGDA, encoded by the coding sequence ATGCAAATGTTTTCAGGCCTCGGCCGTTCCAGGTATATTCCGCTCCTCATTCTTTTCGCCCTCGCTATTCTCCAATCCTGCCGGAAAAACCCCAAGGAGATGACCAGCGCGGAACTGGCAGAAGAAATCACCAAAAAAAACTATGATAAGCTGCTCGAATTCTCTAAAACCGTCGGAGTTGATCCTGAAAAGTTTTCGGCGAAAGGTGGAATAGCTCCGGTTTACGCCCTGCTCGAAGAAATAGGATTCGGACATAAGCCTGCAATCCGGTTTACTCAGAAAAAAATAGAAGCTGATACAACTGTACTTCGCAAAGCAGCCGAGGAGCTGGTTGAAGGTAAGAACATTGAAAAGGTAATGGAAAAGCTCGAACCCGTTTTTCCTGTATATAACAACCTGAAAGTCAATTACACCCGCTTACTCAAAGAGAATAAATACGATAGCGCGGCTTATGTGGCCGAAGCTATGAATGCATACCGGTGGATTCACCGTCAGACGAAAAACGCACCTCGTTTTGTCATGGTCAATATCCGGGGAGCTTACCTGACCGCGATGGATTCGGCTGGCAAAAATGTTCTTACCATGCGCACAGTCGTTGGCAAAGCCGACACGCCTACTCCCACTATCGACACCTACGCTACCAGCATTGTAACGCATCCCTACTGGAATGTGCCCAAAAGCATTGCGATGAACGAAATTCTTCCAAAAGCAATGAGCGATCCTGAGTATTTGTCAAGAAACCGGATTCAGATTATTGATAAAAACGGCCAGGCAGTGAATCCGGAGGAAATTGATTGGGAAGAAATCAAAGAAAAGAAATTCCCTTACCGGTTCAGGCAGGAAACGGGTGAGGATAATTCACTCGGATTATTGAAAGTTGAAATCAAAAACCCGCTGGCTATTTACCTGCACGATACCAACGCGAGATATCTGTTCAAGAGCGAGCAGAGGTGGAGAAGTCACGGCTGTGTGCGGGTGCAACGGCCGACTGATCTGGCCAATTACATGGCAGGTACCGAACTATTATCTAGTGATTTCATGACCGAGCCGGATACTATTTCAACTCCTCCGAAATGGCATAAGCTGAAAGTCAGGATACCTGTATTCCTGCTTTACCTGGGTGCTGATTGTAATGAAAAAGGGGATTTGCTTTACTTCCCCGATATATATAAAAGAGGATCTCCCAAGGCACGCCTGACGTTATCCAAAGACAAGCCCGCCAGCAAAGGGGATGCCTGA
- a CDS encoding murein L,D-transpeptidase catalytic domain family protein: MTKAHAVFVAVIIALSVSLGIQQINPFTEVSSTRKVSVVKSDSISRPEWVSLYDSLDLKKQGLSEAAFYCAWFGFQKMKLENQVLAIADFTQSSRNKRLYIIDLLKKKVLYNTYVAHGRNSGEEFAEKFSNDNSSYQSSLGFYKTLGTYQGKHGLSLKLEGVEKGINDRALERAIVMHGADYVSESFIKNTGRLGRSLGCPAVSVEDSKKIINLLYGGAGLFIYSANQKYLQASPLLAGLSLDNVRRALGDPLLYISGK; the protein is encoded by the coding sequence ATGACGAAGGCTCATGCGGTTTTTGTGGCGGTGATTATTGCGCTTAGTGTTTCCTTAGGTATTCAGCAAATCAATCCGTTTACAGAAGTATCATCTACCCGAAAAGTTAGTGTAGTTAAATCAGATTCAATTTCCCGGCCAGAGTGGGTTTCTTTATATGACTCCCTGGATCTGAAAAAACAGGGATTATCAGAAGCAGCATTTTATTGCGCATGGTTTGGTTTTCAAAAAATGAAGCTGGAAAATCAGGTGCTCGCGATTGCCGACTTTACCCAATCTTCCCGAAACAAAAGGCTATACATTATCGATCTTCTCAAAAAGAAGGTGCTATACAATACATATGTGGCGCACGGCCGTAATTCGGGTGAGGAGTTTGCTGAGAAATTTTCAAATGATAACTCTTCCTACCAATCCAGTCTCGGTTTTTATAAAACACTAGGTACCTATCAGGGGAAGCACGGCTTGTCTTTAAAGCTGGAAGGAGTGGAAAAAGGGATTAACGACCGCGCATTGGAAAGGGCGATCGTTATGCATGGCGCTGATTATGTAAGCGAATCATTTATCAAAAATACAGGCAGGCTGGGCCGTAGTCTGGGCTGCCCGGCTGTTTCCGTGGAAGATTCTAAAAAGATCATCAACCTGCTGTATGGTGGCGCCGGGTTATTTATCTATTCGGCTAATCAAAAATACCTTCAGGCATCCCCTTTGCTGGCGGGCTTGTCTTTGGATAACGTCAGGCGTGCCTTGGGAGATCCTCTTTTATATATATCGGGGAAGTAA
- a CDS encoding prephenate dehydrogenase has translation MVVSIIGIGLLGGSFALALREKYPNVRFVGVDNSGVNQKIALAKGIVDEIVSLEEALEMAELNVLATPVDAISKLLPYMLDLLPEGRTIMDLGSTKELICQMADTHPKRNQFVAVHPMAGTENSGPGAAFKELLPHKNVIICDKEKSNPESLGLVETFLRDAGMKIHYMTPVEHDLHLAYVSHLSHISSFALGLTVLDKEADEKAIFDMASTGFSSTVRLAKSSPQMWAPIFDQNKTNVSKALGDYIELLKKFKEAIDREDLATSLNFMSRANDIGRILAGIEKK, from the coding sequence ATGGTAGTTAGTATTATAGGAATAGGCCTTTTAGGCGGATCTTTTGCACTGGCATTGCGGGAAAAATATCCCAATGTCAGGTTTGTGGGAGTTGATAATTCTGGTGTAAATCAGAAGATTGCATTGGCAAAAGGTATTGTCGACGAAATTGTCAGTTTGGAAGAAGCATTGGAAATGGCGGAACTGAATGTGCTTGCTACGCCCGTAGATGCCATTTCGAAACTGCTCCCCTACATGCTTGACCTTTTGCCGGAAGGCCGCACGATCATGGATCTGGGGTCAACGAAAGAATTGATTTGCCAAATGGCCGATACGCATCCCAAGAGAAACCAGTTTGTAGCCGTGCACCCGATGGCGGGAACCGAAAATTCAGGTCCCGGCGCTGCATTTAAGGAGCTGCTGCCGCACAAAAATGTGATCATCTGCGATAAAGAGAAAAGTAATCCCGAATCGCTCGGACTGGTGGAAACGTTTTTACGTGATGCCGGCATGAAGATCCATTATATGACGCCGGTGGAGCATGATCTGCACCTGGCTTATGTTTCGCATTTGAGCCACATTAGTTCGTTTGCACTTGGATTAACGGTTTTGGATAAGGAAGCGGATGAAAAAGCGATCTTCGATATGGCGAGTACCGGTTTTTCTTCGACGGTCAGACTGGCAAAAAGCTCGCCGCAAATGTGGGCCCCGATTTTCGATCAAAACAAAACGAATGTCTCCAAAGCTCTGGGAGACTATATTGAGCTGCTGAAAAAATTCAAGGAGGCGATCGATCGCGAGGACCTGGCAACCAGTCTTAATTTCATGAGCCGCGCCAATGACATTGGCAGGATACTGGCAGGTATTGAGAAGAAATAG
- a CDS encoding pyridoxal phosphate-dependent aminotransferase: MIIETARRTKQTSEYYFSVKLAEVRKLIAEGHDVINLGIGNPDMMPSEATLEALSSAILKPNAHGYQSYTGTPAFRNAIADFYDHNYRVKLDPNSEILPLIGSKEGITHVSLTFLDPGDEVLVPELGYPAYRAVSQMVGAVVKEYPLQEENGWQPDWNALESLVTGKTKIMWLNYPHMPTGAPATLELFENAVAFAKKHRVLLCHDNPYSLILNKKQPISLLSVEGAKEVAIELNSMSKSHNMAGWRMGWLAAAKPYINAVLTIKSNVDSGMFWAMQEAAVAALYNSDEWHAERNAVYQGRLEAAEALLSTLGCNWDPKQEGMFLWGKLPDSVESAEKLVNQTLVEKHVFIAPGFIFGPQGQRYIRLSLCLPKERIWEAVERIKG, translated from the coding sequence ATGATCATAGAAACCGCCCGGCGTACAAAGCAGACTTCTGAATACTACTTTTCAGTAAAGCTTGCCGAAGTGCGTAAACTCATTGCCGAAGGGCATGATGTTATCAATCTGGGAATTGGTAACCCCGACATGATGCCGTCGGAAGCGACGCTTGAAGCGTTGTCGTCAGCCATATTGAAACCGAATGCGCATGGTTATCAGTCTTATACAGGTACCCCCGCCTTTCGCAATGCGATTGCTGATTTTTATGATCATAATTACCGTGTAAAACTCGACCCCAATTCAGAAATCCTGCCGTTAATAGGCTCAAAAGAAGGTATTACACACGTAAGCCTCACTTTCCTCGATCCGGGCGACGAAGTTTTGGTACCCGAACTTGGATATCCTGCCTATCGGGCAGTAAGTCAGATGGTGGGTGCAGTGGTGAAAGAATATCCCTTGCAGGAAGAAAATGGCTGGCAGCCCGACTGGAATGCATTGGAGAGCCTGGTGACCGGCAAGACGAAGATCATGTGGCTTAATTATCCCCACATGCCAACCGGCGCACCTGCGACTCTGGAACTTTTCGAGAATGCCGTTGCTTTTGCCAAAAAACACCGGGTATTGCTTTGCCACGACAATCCTTACAGCTTGATCCTGAACAAAAAACAGCCGATCAGCCTGTTGTCTGTCGAAGGCGCGAAGGAAGTGGCTATCGAGCTGAATTCCATGAGCAAATCGCACAATATGGCGGGCTGGCGAATGGGTTGGCTGGCGGCAGCGAAGCCTTATATTAATGCCGTGCTGACGATTAAGAGCAATGTGGATTCGGGTATGTTCTGGGCGATGCAGGAAGCAGCAGTGGCTGCTCTGTATAACTCCGACGAATGGCACGCAGAAAGAAATGCAGTATACCAAGGGCGACTAGAAGCTGCCGAGGCACTTTTAAGTACATTAGGATGTAACTGGGACCCGAAACAGGAAGGGATGTTTCTCTGGGGCAAATTGCCGGATTCGGTGGAATCTGCTGAAAAGCTGGTGAATCAGACGCTTGTTGAGAAGCACGTTTTTATAGCTCCCGGTTTCATATTCGGACCCCAAGGCCAGCGTTATATCAGGCTGTCACTTTGTTTGCCGAAAGAGCGGATCTGGGAGGCAGTTGAAAGAATTAAAGGCTAA
- the modA gene encoding molybdate ABC transporter substrate-binding protein has product MKFQHLILFIGLILAGCSKPSEKIIVATAANVQYVMKELKIEFEKESGKQIEIVVGSSGSLTTQIREGAPFDVFVSADTKYPDEIFKNGGSDEKPKVYALGSLVLWSKNTPQAELNTALLTTEKIRKIAIPNPKTAPYGVAAIEVMKSQRLFDQIEPKLVFGESIAQTAQYIMSGSAEIGFNALSIVLSPEMKNKGHYILLDSTSYQPIQQAAILLKHSNNSPKKEASQKFYDFLFSEKGKAILKKYGYK; this is encoded by the coding sequence ATGAAGTTTCAGCATTTAATCCTTTTTATCGGACTGATTCTGGCTGGCTGCTCCAAGCCTTCGGAAAAAATAATCGTGGCTACCGCCGCCAACGTGCAGTATGTGATGAAGGAGTTGAAAATTGAATTCGAGAAAGAATCCGGAAAGCAGATTGAAATCGTCGTGGGCTCTTCCGGTAGTCTTACCACCCAGATCCGGGAAGGAGCACCTTTCGACGTATTCGTTTCTGCGGACACCAAATATCCTGACGAGATCTTCAAAAATGGTGGTTCTGACGAAAAACCGAAAGTATATGCACTGGGATCGCTGGTGTTATGGTCAAAAAACACCCCGCAGGCAGAACTCAATACAGCTTTGCTGACAACAGAAAAAATCAGGAAAATCGCAATTCCCAATCCGAAAACGGCACCTTACGGAGTTGCAGCAATTGAAGTAATGAAATCACAAAGGCTCTTTGATCAAATTGAGCCGAAACTCGTATTCGGCGAAAGCATTGCGCAAACCGCACAATATATCATGTCCGGGTCAGCAGAAATCGGTTTCAATGCCCTATCAATCGTATTATCACCGGAAATGAAAAATAAAGGACACTATATATTGTTAGATTCAACATCATACCAACCAATACAACAAGCTGCAATCCTACTAAAACACAGCAACAATTCACCCAAAAAAGAGGCCAGCCAAAAATTCTACGATTTCCTGTTTTCCGAAAAGGGCAAAGCCATTTTAAAAAAATACGGCTACAAATAG
- the modB gene encoding molybdate ABC transporter permease subunit, translated as MDYQPIWLTFRLAIITSAILLVLALPVAYWLAFGKFKGRGVVEAVIGLPLVLPPSVIGFYLLLAFSPSYWFGAWIEKVLGLRLVFSFPGLVIASILYSLPFMVYPIRAGLQSLPPSLREASYTLGKTEMQTFFRVLLPNCKPAILTAFVLTFAHTVGEFGVVLMIGGNIPGVTKVASVAIYNEVEALNYGVANQYAMVLFAITFVILLLVYSINNRLLRVRQSA; from the coding sequence ATGGACTACCAGCCCATCTGGCTTACTTTCCGGCTCGCGATCATTACATCGGCAATTTTGCTTGTGCTAGCATTGCCGGTGGCTTACTGGCTTGCATTCGGGAAGTTTAAAGGACGCGGCGTGGTGGAAGCTGTGATCGGTTTACCGCTGGTTTTACCTCCATCTGTGATCGGATTTTATCTTTTGCTCGCTTTCAGCCCCTCCTATTGGTTTGGCGCGTGGATCGAGAAAGTGCTGGGGCTTCGACTCGTTTTTTCGTTTCCGGGACTGGTGATCGCTTCCATTTTATATAGCCTGCCATTTATGGTTTACCCGATCCGCGCCGGACTGCAATCTCTGCCGCCTTCGTTGCGGGAAGCCTCCTATACTTTGGGTAAAACCGAAATGCAGACGTTTTTCAGGGTATTGCTACCCAATTGTAAGCCTGCTATTCTCACAGCTTTTGTACTCACATTCGCGCATACCGTAGGCGAGTTTGGGGTGGTTTTAATGATCGGGGGAAATATTCCGGGTGTGACCAAAGTGGCGTCCGTCGCGATCTATAACGAAGTGGAGGCGCTGAATTATGGCGTGGCAAATCAATATGCGATGGTTTTGTTTGCGATCACTTTTGTGATTTTATTGCTGGTCTATTCAATCAACAACCGTCTGCTTCGTGTCCGACAGTCAGCTTAA